The nucleotide window CCTTCACCGGTCGGCTCTCCAGCGCTTGTCGGGGCTGAACGGTGAGCTTGCTCTTTTTGTTCTGCCTTGACTGATAATACATAAAAAGTATTAGATTCTCGAATGATAATACTTGTTGAGAAGGGGGTGCATCAATGGATTATTTTCTGCCATCATCAAAGTCGGGAAGTAGTAGTGCAAAAGAAGGGGATTTAAAGTGGTGGCAACTGTCACTGATTGGTGTAGGATGTACAATTGGAACTGGCTTCTTTCTGGGATCAGCCATTGGAATCAAAGTTACAGGACCATCAATTGTTTTTTCTTTCATCCTCGCCTCAATCGGCACATACGTGGTATATAATTTACTGGCAAAAATGACAGCAGTAGATCCTCAGGACGGCTCGTTTTGCTATTATGCCAAAAAAGCATATGGTCAATGGGCTGGATTCAGCTGCGGATGGAATTACTGGAGCTCCAATATTCTCATTATGGGAAGCCAGCTTACAGCTCTTTCAATTTTATCTCAGTTTTGGTTCCCTAACATCCCTTTATGGCTCTTCTCTACTGGTTATGCCATTCTTTCTATTGCGGTGGTCCTGACAGGAAATAAGGGCTTTGACAAGGTAGAAGATTTATTGGCGATTATTAAAACTGCGGCAATCATCATGTTTATATTAATAGCAGCAGCAGCCCTTTTTGGATTGTTCAACTTTGAAACAAAACAGGTGGTAGTGCCAAATTCTGCTCAAAAACTGTTTCCTGAGGGGTTTAAAGGTTTCTGGTCATCATTGATTTATGCATTTTACGCCTACGGAGGGATTGAAGTAATCGGACTTATGGCGACAAGGTTGAAGAATAAAGAAGATGCTCCAAAAGCTGGAATCATCATGCTGATCTTACTGGTCATCATTTACGTACTAGCTTTGGGATTAGCAGTCGTCATGGCAGCTCATGGTGCTTTTCATCATAAAGAAAGTCCCTTTGTCACAGCACTCAATCCGTATAATCTGGCTTTCTTTCCACATGTGTTCAATGCAGCCATCATCGTTGCAGGCTTCTCGACTATGACAGCATCGTTGTTTGGTGTAACTACCTTGCTTGTTGCACTGGCGGAAGATGGAGATGCTCC belongs to Mesobacillus subterraneus and includes:
- a CDS encoding amino acid permease; protein product: MDYFLPSSKSGSSSAKEGDLKWWQLSLIGVGCTIGTGFFLGSAIGIKVTGPSIVFSFILASIGTYVVYNLLAKMTAVDPQDGSFCYYAKKAYGQWAGFSCGWNYWSSNILIMGSQLTALSILSQFWFPNIPLWLFSTGYAILSIAVVLTGNKGFDKVEDLLAIIKTAAIIMFILIAAAALFGLFNFETKQVVVPNSAQKLFPEGFKGFWSSLIYAFYAYGGIEVIGLMATRLKNKEDAPKAGIIMLILLVIIYVLALGLAVVMAAHGAFHHKESPFVTALNPYNLAFFPHVFNAAIIVAGFSTMTASLFGVTTLLVALAEDGDAPKVFSRKIEKLKELPLPSLGLAVAGLIASIITALLLPGKIYEYITTAAGILILFNWAFIIISALKLLELKAWGKFISFIGIVLILAAVSGTIMEKSIRMGFFISIIVVLLIGMISLVLQKKVWNKAS